CTCCTTAACGACGCAACACCAGTTGAGGCGAAGTATCTTCTGCGCACAGTAACAGGCAAGCTTAGGCTTGGTATAGCTGACTATACGGTGTTAGATGCGTTAGCTGTAGCGTTCACGGGGGATAGGGCGAATCGAGTACACCTAGAGAGGGCCTATAATCTATCTAGTGACCTAGGTAGCGTCGCTAAAGCGGTCGCTCGAGAAGGGTTAGAGGGGGTTCTGAAGTTCAAGATTCAGATCGGTAAGCCAGTCAGACCAATGTTGGCTGAGAGGCTCGAGTCTGCCGAAGCCATAGTTGAAAAGATGGGCGGGGAGTGTGCCGTTGAGTATAAGTTGGATGGGGAGAGGCTTCAGATACATAAAAGGGATTCGGAGGCCAGCCTCTTCTCACGTAGGCTTGAAAATATAACAGCGCACTACCCAGATGCAATAGAGCTTGTTGTAAAGCACATCAAGGCTAAGGAAGCGATACTAGATGGTGAAGCTGTAGCGATAAACGAGGACACAGGCGAATACCTACCCTTCCAAGAGATTATGCATAGGAGGAGGAAGTATGGCATAGAGGAGGCGATGAAAGAGTACCCGATCTCACTAAACTTATTCGATATACTCTACCTCGAGGGGGAAGATCTTACCCAGAAACCCTATCTTGAAAGGAGGAAGATCCTCGAAGAAGTTACTGAGAAGGCTGAAAGAATCACCATAGTTCCAGCTATAATAACTGCTGATCCTCAAAAGATTGAAGAATTTATGCAACAAGCCATTCTAGATGGATGTGAGGGGATCGTAGCCAAGGATCTGAAGAGCAGCTACAGAGCTGGTGCAAGGGAGTTCGCTTGGATAAAGCTGAAGCGGGAGTATAAGAGCGAGCTGCAAGACACAATAGACCTAGTAATCGTAGGAGCCTTCTCTGGGAGGGGGAGGAGGGCTGGCAGATACGGAGCCTTCCTCCTAGCAGCCTACGATAAAGATGAAGACGCCTTTAAGACAG
This genomic stretch from Nitrososphaerota archaeon harbors:
- a CDS encoding ATP-dependent DNA ligase translates to MEYSLIAQAYEKMEETTKRLDLTAYLVELFKATPVEILDKVIYLTQGKLYPDYMGVEIGVADKLALRAVANITGLSVERVEEYYKEKGDIGAVAQDLLANKKQQTLFSEPLTVERVYATLEKIAKTTGSGSLDLRLGYLQSLLNDATPVEAKYLLRTVTGKLRLGIADYTVLDALAVAFTGDRANRVHLERAYNLSSDLGSVAKAVAREGLEGVLKFKIQIGKPVRPMLAERLESAEAIVEKMGGECAVEYKLDGERLQIHKRDSEASLFSRRLENITAHYPDAIELVVKHIKAKEAILDGEAVAINEDTGEYLPFQEIMHRRRKYGIEEAMKEYPISLNLFDILYLEGEDLTQKPYLERRKILEEVTEKAERITIVPAIITADPQKIEEFMQQAILDGCEGIVAKDLKSSYRAGAREFAWIKLKREYKSELQDTIDLVIVGAFSGRGRRAGRYGAFLLAAYDKDEDAFKTVCKVGTGFTDEDLARFPEILQPYKIPNRHARVESKIEADFWFTPKVVIEVIASEVTLSPVHTCAMNLIKKGAGLALRFPKFTGRLRDDKDAEDATTVQEIVELYRSQLKKIVEE